One window of Negativicutes bacterium genomic DNA carries:
- a CDS encoding CBS domain-containing protein → MFVKEWMSRGLITVAPNATLDEALKLMETNKIRRLPVVDGGKLVGIVTDRDLMKVSPSPATTLSKYELNYILEKIIIKDIMSKKLYTINQNSTIEEAALILFNEKIGGIPVVEDSGAIVGVITETDLFKAFVNIMGLTEGKTRFTLEVENKVGIVKEIAGVFSEAGINISSMVTCHRDDDNIYELVIRANVDNTDAEIVKEKLSAKGFNVCHIAKIG, encoded by the coding sequence ATGTTTGTTAAAGAATGGATGTCAAGAGGCTTAATAACAGTTGCACCAAATGCTACCTTGGACGAGGCTTTAAAGTTGATGGAAACTAATAAAATCAGAAGATTGCCGGTTGTTGATGGCGGTAAATTAGTCGGCATTGTTACGGATCGTGACTTAATGAAAGTTTCTCCATCACCGGCGACAACTTTATCAAAATATGAACTGAATTATATTTTGGAAAAAATTATCATTAAAGATATAATGTCTAAAAAACTATATACTATTAACCAAAATTCTACTATTGAAGAAGCGGCTTTGATTTTATTTAACGAAAAAATTGGTGGTATTCCAGTGGTGGAAGATAGCGGTGCTATTGTTGGTGTTATCACGGAAACGGACTTATTTAAAGCTTTTGTTAACATTATGGGTCTAACAGAAGGTAAAACAAGATTTACTTTGGAAGTGGAGAATAAAGTTGGAATTGTAAAAGAAATTGCCGGCGTATTTAGTGAAGCCGGAATAAATATTAGCAGTATGGTAACTTGTCATAGAGATGATGATAATATTTATGAATTGGTTATTAGAGCAAATGTTGACAATACTGACGCTGAAATAGTAAAAGAAAAACTTTCGGCTAAAGGTTTTAATGTTTGTCATATTGCAAAAATTGGATAA
- a CDS encoding cation transporter, with translation MVETQENIALKKKTARLSIISNTFLVIAKLVIGLYVGAVSIISEAAHSAVDLLAAIIAYYAVRQSGKPPDEGHAYGHGKIENLSGAIEAVLIIIAAIYIIFESVQKLKVLQEPEYLELGIIVMFLSIIINFVVSRRLLQVAKQTHSQALEADGLHLQADIWTSVGVLLGLLAIKITGWIWLDPMIAIVVAVIIFKAGYTMTVKSAKELTDVCLPMEDEQTIIKILKSNQNVLEFHKLRTRRSGSYRLIDVHLVLDKNMPLYKVHEICDEIEADLKDVLGRCDIVIHAEPCGHEEEVLIVD, from the coding sequence ATGGTTGAGACACAGGAAAACATTGCTTTAAAAAAGAAAACGGCACGGTTATCGATAATTTCAAACACCTTTTTGGTTATTGCAAAACTTGTTATTGGTCTTTATGTTGGAGCAGTCAGTATTATTTCTGAAGCAGCTCACTCAGCGGTAGATTTATTGGCGGCGATAATCGCTTATTATGCGGTTCGACAATCAGGAAAGCCGCCGGATGAAGGTCATGCTTATGGACATGGTAAAATAGAAAACTTATCAGGAGCGATTGAGGCTGTATTAATAATAATAGCAGCGATTTATATTATTTTTGAATCAGTACAAAAGTTGAAGGTGTTGCAAGAACCGGAATATTTAGAACTAGGCATTATAGTGATGTTTCTTTCTATTATTATAAATTTTGTTGTCTCCAGAAGGTTATTGCAAGTAGCAAAACAAACGCATTCGCAGGCTTTAGAAGCCGATGGACTTCATTTGCAAGCTGATATTTGGACTTCGGTGGGTGTATTGTTAGGGTTGTTGGCGATTAAGATTACAGGCTGGATTTGGCTTGACCCGATGATTGCGATTGTTGTTGCAGTTATTATTTTTAAAGCCGGTTATACTATGACCGTTAAAAGCGCGAAGGAACTGACTGATGTTTGTTTACCAATGGAAGATGAACAAACTATTATTAAAATATTAAAGTCCAATCAAAATGTACTAGAATTTCATAAACTTAGAACCAGACGATCGGGTTCATATCGGTTAATTGATGTTCATTTAGTTTTAGATAAAAATATGCCGTTATATAAGGTACATGAAATTTGTGATGAAATTGAAGCAGATTTAAAAGATGTGCTAGGGCGTTGTGATATTGTTATTCATGCGGAACCTTGTGGACATGAAGAGGAAGTTTTGATAGTGGACTAA
- a CDS encoding DUF951 domain-containing protein has translation MVKYQVGDVVKMKKTHPCGSDQWEITRVGMDFGLKCQGCGRWVMIPRPKFEKAVKAVVATNSTMDN, from the coding sequence ATTGTAAAATATCAAGTAGGTGATGTGGTTAAAATGAAAAAAACCCATCCTTGCGGATCTGATCAATGGGAAATTACTAGAGTGGGAATGGACTTTGGTCTTAAATGTCAAGGTTGTGGTCGTTGGGTTATGATTCCGCGGCCGAAATTTGAAAAAGCCGTTAAGGCTGTTGTTGCTACGAACTCAACAATGGATAATTAA